A window of Podarcis muralis chromosome 10, rPodMur119.hap1.1, whole genome shotgun sequence genomic DNA:
ccggagtctgtcttcgcatgcaggggaagtccctaactcactgagggtttgaaacCCATTGaccaccctcacctggtttagccagccagtgaaagccatttccctggggtgtggctgctgtcacacacTGAGAGTTTCtaaaagccacaggtgagaactgagagCAGAGTGGGGACCATAGGTGGACAAACTCCCCCAGAAGGAGTATGACGTGTCCCCTCACCAgagagtaaagggacccctgaccgactctggggttgcggcgcgcatctcgctttattggccgagggagccagcgtacagcttccgggtcatgtggccagcatgactaagccgcttctggcgaaccagagcagtgcacggaaacaccatttaccttcccgccagagcagtacctatttatctacttgcactttgacgtgctttcgaactgctgtcCCCTAACACACCATAGACTCCAAAAGGGACaggatgatcctcagagtcccttccaactatacaattctctgattctatcatAGTGCCATTAGGACTGTGTTGCTAAAAGATGATGTGTTTAGCATCAGGCAGCAGAACCCACATTATACTTAGAATAGGCAGCATTTCAtagcagaaaaaagaaaatatattctaaaaagtaaaaataataaaacaagcaTCTGTAACCATGTATGTGGCTGGCAAGCCATGACCTAACTaaaaattttaaaaggaaaagtagGAAGAAAGTATGTTGCAACAACCAGCACCTGCCCTATGGGTCCCCCCCGCCCTTGCCTACACTGACCCAGATGCTGCTATGGGGTCTGCTCACTGTCTTTCACTCTCAGGATATCCACAAAGCCCTGCAAGGACCTTTGTATTAGATCCACGGGCCCTGATCTCTTGACAGTTGGTCACTGCTTGTTATTGTGAGCTGAAATGTGTCCCTATCTGTGTGAGCAAGTTAATTTCTACGCCAGAATAAATGAAACACATTTAATCTGATGCTAATAAATTGGTTATTGGATTTTCCATCTCTGAACTTCATGTGCAGGAAGCCATCAGAAATTGATCTGGAGAAGGTTAGAAAGGAGTATCTTTAACAGGACTATAGCTACATTTTTGGAAGATGCATAATGTTGGTGCAAACAAATATATTAACAGAAGAATtcttggatgccaagatccaaatcTGGGGCAAGTAGACTTGGGTGTgaaagaaccccagcagagatttttaACCAGAAAATATGCaccaaagtaaagtgtggaaatataggctgtaaaaCCTTAAAATGTGCCCTTTAAAGTGAATTTCAAAATGTCCCCTTAAAAgggtttctttccaaagtttccctcttcaccctgcataggaaaagaccacacatttggtaagttaaaaatggattagttacaaactcttcaaatgtCAGATTCATGTGATTCAGAAAAGTTtacacaggcagtaaaacgtAGCTTActtacaaagtggtgaaagttcctaaattattggtataggaactcaagagtgtcCTGCAGTTGAGCTGGCccaaccagctcaaacctcttcactgctgagcttctcaggtagactggaagagaacaaagacttgattgcctcccaaggtgaggggaagtggacatagctaagcctggcagggcagcttactctatggtattaactccttcatgcattaattagacttatgTGTGTTGGTCATATggggctggttatcccacacattGAAACCCCAGGGTAGCAAAACAGTAGGTTCTTTATTGGTTTGAGATATACAGTGACCTGTGGAAACCACTGAGATACTATGCCCTTTGATACAGGAATGGGGAGACCCTTATTTAAATCTcctaggagtaagccctattTACTGGGTCTTCTGTATAAgaagccatatacagtggtacctcgggttacatatgcttcgggttacatacgcttcaggttacagactccgcttacccataaatagtaccttgggttaagaactttgcttcaggatgagaacagaaatcatgctccggcggcacggcagcagcaggaggccccattagctaaagtggtgcttcaggttaagaacagtttcaggttaagaacggacctccagaacgaattaagtacttaacccgaggtaccactgtatagggctgcACTGTAAGTGACCTGGAACATTCACTGTCCATCAGCCTTATCTATCTGACAGCTTATGCTATAGTAAACTCTGTCAGTCTTTAAGGCAGCAatttgttttgttggttttgctgcaacagactaacacagctactgCTCTGGAAACTACCTGACAAGGTTGCTGTGtggaccatgtatgccaccttgaacttctTAGCAgtagagtgggatataaatgcagtaaatacatAAATATCTATGAACTGGGATGGAAATAAGGAGCAGAAATTTATTGCTTAAGTCTTTGGGCTTAAGGTTTGCATTCCCTTATGAGCATCCTTCTAGGGCCCACCTGCTAGTGGTgctggtggagccagaggcaaaggtgagcAGAGAATGGACAGGACTATGACCTTGGTACAgttggctacattccagccacagaggtttctacacagtcatctccaggcaggcaagaggcattataATGGTTAGAGTACATGTTCCAGCCATGCGAAAGCTGGAAGGATGTTCAGCAGGGTCAGTGAAGGACATGTCCTGAAAATGGGTATATCCTAGGtagaggcctgggggccagagagAAAGACCTGGAGGGCCGCATTCAGCAGCTGAGCCTGAAGTTCCACATCCCTGACTTAGGATCAGGACAATAAGAAGAGCTATGAATTgctcatggcgggggggggggggggagtcttgtgGCCTCCTAAAAGACTAGCAAATTTTGTATGATGTAAGCTTTTAATAGACTCGTGTTACCCATACATTTGATGAAATGGACTCCAGCCCACAAAACCACGGTACAGTAGATGTGTTGCTCTTCAAGGTGCTAAAGGACTCATTGTTCTTTTTATCCCTCTGGAAATAATTTCTCCAGAGAGTTTGCAACCCCAATAAAGACATCAAGGGCTTAGCTGCTTCAAGaagagtgtttttgttttttaaagccactACACTGAGGAGCCTACGaaacctcctctcctctcccagtgGCAGCATTTGTTAGCTGCTTCAGCAGAATTCCAGCACTGCCTTGTCACTTTTCCCAGGCTCTCCCCTGATGGGAAGGAGCGGGGTGAAGGGCACAAGTAGTTAACTGCAGCAGTGGGTGGAGTAGGAAAATGCTTTTCCTCTTTGTGGCTATCAGATTGAGCTAACTTTAGCATGTGTTTACGATCCTCCAACAGTGCCTGGGGTTTTAGATGGGAGGAGGGGGCTTGGGGGTCTGTGagttgccccccctccccgctttcccAATAAATAACGCTTTTGAGCCTGAGAGCCCAGGCTGGCACTGGGAAGACAGGAATGGAATGGGGCCCTGCAGTGAAAAGAACAAGTGTGTTTGGCGTCACCAGACCACAAGAGGAGTGGAATCTCAACAAGGGGGACGACTTGCCAACCCTTGCCAGCAAGTTTGCCCTTGTCTTCTGTAATTTTCCAAAAGGACCTTCACTGAAAGAATGCCATGGtactgctttctttttaaagcgCCCCTGTTTTCATTTCCCCCTGCCTTCTGTTTCTTTAGGAAACCTCGCAGTCAGTGCAGGATAATGGCTGCATAATGGGTTCAGGTGCAGACATCAGGTGATGCAGGAATCAGATTGGGAACAGTAGAGGTCAAGTGATGACTCTAGGAGTGGGAACCTTTTTCACCCTGAGGCAGGGGCACGCAGCCGAAGAGGGCATCTTCTCAAAGTGAGGTAAGATCACCTGGCTTTGGGACGGAAAGGTATTTATAATTGTCTGAGAGAGCACCTCATGGCCTGTGCTTGCCGGATCTCCACAACGAGCCGACTCCACAAAACAGGTGCCAAAAAAGGGTCCTCCTTTGAACAGcaatgagggatgcgggtggcgctgtgggttaaaccacagagcctaggacttgccgatcagaaggtcagcggttcaaatccccgtgacagggtgagctcccgttgctcggtccctgctcctgccaacctagcagttcaaaagcacgtcaaagtgcaagtagctaaataggtaccgctccggcaggaaggtaaacggtgtttccatgtgctgctctggttcgccagagtcatgctagccacatgacccggaagttgtatgccagctccctcggccaataaagcgagatgagcgccacaaccccagagtcggtcaggggtccctttactctcTGGTAACAGCAAGCAACTTAACTTCAGTAGGTTGCAGTATAGTCAGGAGAGTCCCACCTTTAGATTGTAGTTAACTAACACACATTAGTAGGGTACAGCCAGAGAAGGGAACAGCAGGGATTTCAGGCTAGAATTTCATACTATATGTCACCAGTCAGAACTTTCCTGATGCAGAACATGATACAGGATAACCTATAGGCTACAACAGTTTGCTTTATATCCCTCAGACTGTGTAACCTGCAGCTGAGAGGAGCCATAGGCTGTCTCTGCTTTCAGACTAGACTGCTTTCAGACACGGATTGATCTGCATAAACTTATACACTTAATAAAACTTAAAGCTTAATTTGGCAACAAGTCTCCCCATATTGTGAGTCATTTTTGACGCAAGCCACATTTTATACCACCTTAACTGGATCCTGCCATTCAGACTTTCCAAAACACAGTGTTGTGGGAGATTTCTTGAGTAGAGGACCAATCAGCCAGAATTTTCAACAATATGTCAGGGGCACAGAGAACAGCCTTAAGGAATCTGTCACAGGATGAGTCAATTGTTATCAAACCAGCCAATAAAGGAGGAGCTGTTGTAATTTTAATTATCACAGACTACGATTTTGAAATACAACGACAACTTTCTGATACCACATATTACACATATTACCCTCATTACATGAGACTCTACTAACAGGATCACCAGACTTATTAAACAGGTTGTGTAGGAAGGTTTGGCTTTGAATTACATTACATCCACAGAGGATGGTTATTTGATTAACCAATCTCCTAGAATACCTTGTTTCTACATTTTACCTAAGATTCATAAGGCAGAATTTTCCCCACCTGGAAGACCTTTTGTCTCCGGTAGCAATTCCATTCTGGAACCTTTGGCTAAATTTTTAGATTTGTTTTTGTCATACCCAAGATTCCATAATACACTAGGGACTCCATGGATTTTGTTCCACAAATTGAATAGGTGGTAATTCCTTCCGATTCTTTCCTCGTGCCTCTGGATGTTAAATCTTTATATACCACTATACTTCATGAGGAAGCCTGCACCTGTGTATCTGACTCTCTAGGATGACATACTGTACCTTTCAAATCCTCCAGAACATTTTCTTATGGACCTATTAGACATAGCTTTAAAGAACAATTTCTTTAGATCTAGAGGCACCTTCTATTGTCAAGTAGTCCCATGGCTTCTTCCATAGCCAATTTATTTATGGCTGATTTTGAGCAGCGCTTTGTGTACGATCCTAATAATCCTTTTGCTTCAGATCTGGTTTTCTATAAAGGTTCATTGATGATAtctttctgatttttaaaaatgccaagaGATTTCCTGACTTTTTATTTTGGATTAATCAACTATCCCCCTCGTTGGTGTTTTCTGCCAATACTAGTCATTCATCAGTACCATTTTTGGTTACTTTAGTTACATGGACCACAAGGAATTTTTTATCTGTTCCCCAATATAAAAAAAGGATACCGACTGTAACACTTTGTTATATTTTAAATCGCATCACCCATACAATCTTAAACATAACCTACCATTGGGCCCATTTTTGTGTAGGAAAATGAATTCCTCTACTTTGGACACATACCAACAAGCAGCAGGTGAGCTAGAGATTGCCCTGGGAAATAGAGGATATCCCTGGCATATGATTCATAAAGCCCAGGTGAAAGCAGATGCATGTGTCAGGTGGGACCTTCTTGTACCCAGAAGTAAAATACCACAAAAATGTATTACCTGTTCTTTTGAGTTTACCCCACAGACGATGGAGGGAAGACAAATCATAAACAGATACTGGGGCATTGTATCTCACATTGCAGGTTGTGATCTCCCTCCCTTGATAGGGTTCCGTAGAACccgcaatttaaaatattttccggTTCATGGTGGTTTTAAAAGACCACGGAAAATTTCTCATCTACCAGTTGGACAGTGTGGATGCTGTTTAGCTTGAAACCAAGCTACTGAAACTGCCTCTTATCATGTCCCTAACAGATCCACGATTCTGAAATCGAATGGGTTCACTAACTGTGCCACCAGAAATGTGATTTATTTAACTCAACGCACTTGTCAGTTGATATACATTGGTGCCACCACCCGCCCTGTTAAGATTCGTATTTTAGAACACGGATACCGCATTAGAGGCAAAATCAGAGAGGCTCCACTGGTTGAACACTTAATTGAACAAAACCACACTTGTGATGACTTTCGCTTTTTTTGTTGTAAAGAACCTATATTCAACTCACTTCATGGGTGTTAATGTGCCCAGATTACTTTCCCAGATGGAGTCCAAGTATATTTATAAGCTCAATACACTAGTTCCACATGGATTTTAAATTCAACATTAGAGTTTGCAGGATTCATGTAATTACATGCAGGTGTGTTTGTGGACTTTTCTGCCGCTATGTCTTTAAATTTGTGAACCCTACCCATGTTTCCTAAGGAGGTTTAACAAAATGAAGGACATTGTCCTCTTTCTATGCTCCTCCCGATGGAAACATGAAGATGGGGACAGGTAAGTTTCTATAGAGATTTTTTATCAGTGAGACTGGGGACATTAACTATGTATGTGCAAATAGACTAGTTATTGTCTCACCTTTATTCTTGTAGATATACCcctgctttaagttgtttacatactgtcttctcttgtatattatttactacaaaggTATGTCTTAATTATGCAttctcaatgtatttttaattttaatttccctTATTCTATTTGTTAATTCAGTGCAATTCTGTTACAATTGATTTTTGACAGCTCGATGACTAAGCTCTTTAGCGACGAAATGTCTGCTTACCGGAACAACATGCCagcactgaaccactggtatatcacaagtggactctttatttactgcatttgcaattgtttaagattaaacctatttgggaaagaaactacttttgccatttttatgggcgcttattgtttgtttacagatagttgtcTTGGTGGTATTATTTCGCTTCGATTGCTTCCAGGCTACACTGCTTTCTTAATAGTTGTTCCTGTCCATAGTACACCCGAGTTATTACctatgtgtttgtttttatgaTAATTATATTTGCCATTCCACCCATACAGGTCTCCAAAGCAGCTCCTGTCCACTGAAGGCTCCTCCAAGCATGGCTGCTGGCTCTCATCTGGTAGCCTACTCAATCCCACACAGTGCCACACCCAGGAAACCTGTCAGCAGGTGGCAGCTAAAGGGATATCATTTCTCCTCCTTGGGCCACGGATCTAAGCCTCGCTCATGGTTGCTCTCTCGGCCCATTCTCAAGCataggggtgggtggagaagctgtggccctccagatgttgttggactccaacttccatcagcctcagccaccacAGCCCATGGCCatggattgtgggagttgtagttcaacaacatccaagggccacaggttccccatgcctgctctagCAGAACCATGCAGCAGAAAAGGTGGCCGGCCGGGCGGGGAAGGAATgcatcaatttcaatttctctcagaTTCTCATTCTTCCCGtcttgaattcagttctccacatttccacatcactttgcattTAATAAGAAAATCCTCAAGAAATTTTGTCAGTGTTGTAGTACGAAAGTATACGaaactttgcaaaacaatttcgcCTAATGTAATGCGTTTTTGTACGTCCTTTTTATCGTATATAATGTTaatataatatatgcattttcatgcacactttacactgatgtatgcatttttgtgcacattccttagctggagaactgcacggCAGCACTTGGAGCAATTCAAatttgcaaactgaatcaaatctctccTCCATCCCCAGTTCTTAGCCTGGGGATTCCAGGTGTTTCTGCTGGTTCTTAAAGCTGTGACAGGACCAGTCCAAATAGCCCGTACCTGAAAATGGCCACCAATAAAATTTGACAGCATCTGACAGtttacagaagtgaaaaaagcaTCCTTTTCTCATTACCTACTTGCAGCCTTGCTCTTGGCAGCAACAAACTCTCTCATTGCTCAGTACCAAATGCCTAACGTTCAGCCTGAAATCCCGACTTGGGGCTGCGTCAGTGAAAATCGAGTTCTAAGAGCATTTTGGAAGCAGCTGAGGACCTCTGTCCTGCACCCAAAACCTCTTCAGCTGTTGCGGTACAAGCAAGGGCTTCTACTACTGCAGTCAAAGCCCTAATAGGATCAGACTGACCATTTCACAAGAACAAAGAGCACCTGCAGCATCACTActgtttaatttatataccacttttccgcagcagcagcagcaacagcagcaacaaaataccTGAAGTGGTTTACAGCACATAAATACTGAACAACAGCAAACAGCAGCACCTAGCAGATATGCTATGCACGTTTCAACCCATTAACTATTAATTTCAGTAATTCTTTCATGTGTCCATTTCTAGAAGGGGACGGCTATCTTGATTCATGCTTTGATGGCTCATGCATGGCCAAATAACACAGCTGTTAAGGGAATAATATAGTTTTTCTTGCTGTTTATCCAAATAGCTACAAACCATTTTCCACTTCAACATTGAGAAGACAGACACTGGAAATTACAGAAGCCAATGGTATCATTGGTGAGTAACTTTGTTCTGGAAAGGCTTAATGCTAGCACCGGTTGTTTGCATATAGAATACTCCTATTAGCAAAGACGTTATTGGACCCAGTGGGCTTATTTTGTTAAGGCACACCAATGAAGTCCTGTGGAATAACACTCAGACTTGACGTAGCATCATTTTTTATTATCCTTTCCTTCCATGACTCACCTTTTTTAGCTGTTCGGCTGAAGCATCTATCAAGGGAGCACCATGTGTCACATACAGGTGACATGGTGGGACGTCCACCAAATACTGTAGTCACACACCCCTCTCACTAGACCACACTCCCTCTGCTTCACCCCTtccttgggtgcttttgcctggttgtTACTGTGAAAAGGTGTTAGACAATGCAAGCATTATCttgttgcttgcctgaatggagattGGCATGTGTCTGCATGTACAGGGTATAGATGCCcagcttttgcatggctgaaatgcAGCCCACTGCTCAAAGCTAAGAGTCGCACCCATTgctgcacccacttttgcctctgaccccacccaccGTTTACATGGGCGGGGGCAAGGTTATGCACCAGGGAATGCTGCCCTCTGGCCAAAAAGGGTTTCCTGTCTCTGCAGTAGTTCCTCAGCTGGTGTAATTTGAGTATGGGATTGCTCTGATAATGTGCTTAATTGAATGGCCTTACATAACCATCAAGTATTAGTTTTTAGTGAAATGTTTTGACGTCTCTTTGTTTGACAGTTTCTGGCTGATGGAACAGCTTTAGAAGATAAGCAAGGAGCTCACCCAGAGTTTACAGGGCACTTTCTCACTTGTATTTTTAGTTCCTGCCTAATGTGATTGTATTTATATTTCCTTTGCAGGCCTATAATCAGTTTCTATCCATAACTGCAAATCAAGAGATTACGAGCTGCCAGAGAAAGAAAGGAATT
This region includes:
- the LOC144329091 gene encoding uncharacterized protein LOC144329091; its protein translation is KDTDCNTLLYFKSHHPYNLKHNLPLGPFLCRKMNSSTLDTYQQAAGELEIALGNRGYPWHMIHKAQVKADACVRWDLLVPRSKIPQKCITCSFEFTPQTMEGRQIINRYWGIVSHIAGCDLPPLIGFRRTRNLKYFPVHATETASYHVPNRSTILKSNGFTNCATRNVIYLTQRTCQLIYIGATTRPVKIRILEHGYRIRGKIREAPLVEHLIEQNHTCDDFRFFCCKEPIFNSLHGC